Proteins encoded by one window of Homo sapiens chromosome 6 genomic scaffold, GRCh38.p14 alternate locus group ALT_REF_LOCI_6 HSCHR6_MHC_QBL_CTG1:
- the PSMB8 gene encoding proteasome subunit beta type-8 isoform E2 precursor (isoform E2 precursor is encoded by transcript variant 2), translating to MALLDVCGAPRGQRPESALPVAGSGRRSDPGHYSFSMRSPELALPRGMQPTEFFQSLGGDGERNVQIEMAHGTTTLAFKFQHGVIAAVDSRASAGSYISALRVNKVIEINPYLLGTMSGCAADCQYWERLLAKECRLYYLRNGERISVSAASKLLSNMMCQYRGMGLSMGSMICGWDKKGPGLYYVDEHGTRLSGNMFSTGSGNTYAYGVMDSGYRPNLSPEEAYDLGRRAIAYATHRDSYSGGVVNMYHMKEDGWVKVESTDVSDLLHQYREANQ from the exons ATGGCGCTACTAGATGTATGCGGAGCCCCCCGAGGGCAGCGGCCGGAATCGGCTCTCCCGGTTGCGGGAAGCGGGCGTCGCTCGGACCCAGGACACTACAGTTTCTCTATGCGATCTCCAGAGCTCGCTTTACCCCGGGGAATGCAG CCCACAGAATTCTTCCAGTCCCTGGGTGGGGACGGAGAAAGGAACGTTCAGATTGAGATGGCCCATGGCACCACCACGCTCGCCTTCAAGTTCCAGCATGGAGTGATTGCAGCAGTGGATTCTCGGGCCTCAGCTGGGTCCTACATTA GTGCCTTACGGGTGAACAAGGTGATTGAGATTAACCCTTACCTGCTTGGCACCATGTCTGGCTGTGCAGCAGACTGTCAGTACTGGGAGCGCCTGCTGGCCAAGGAATGCAG GCTGTACTATCTGCGAAATGGAGAACGTATTTCAGTGTCGGCAGCCTCCAAGCTGCTGTCCAACATGATGTGCCAGTACCGGGGCATGGGCCTCTCTATGGGCAGTATGATCTGTGGCTGGGATAAGAAG GGTCCTGGACTCTACTACGTGGATGAACATGGGACTCGGCTCTCAGGAAATATGTTCTCCACGGGTAGTGGGAACACTTATGCCTACGGGGTCATGGACAGTGGCTATCGGCCTAATCTTAGCCCTGAAGAGGCCTATGACCTTGGCCGCAGGGCTATTGCTTATGCCACTCACAGAGACAGCTATTCTGGAGGCGTTGTCAATA TGTACCACATGAAGGAAGATGGTTGGGTGAAAGTAGAAAGTACAGATGTCAGTGACCTGCTGCACCAGTACCGGGAAGCCAATCaataa
- the PSMB8 gene encoding proteasome subunit beta type-8 isoform E1 (isoform E1 is encoded by transcript variant 1), with translation MLIGTPTPRDTTPSSWLTSSLLVEAAPLDDTTLPTPVSSGCPGLEPTEFFQSLGGDGERNVQIEMAHGTTTLAFKFQHGVIAAVDSRASAGSYISALRVNKVIEINPYLLGTMSGCAADCQYWERLLAKECRLYYLRNGERISVSAASKLLSNMMCQYRGMGLSMGSMICGWDKKGPGLYYVDEHGTRLSGNMFSTGSGNTYAYGVMDSGYRPNLSPEEAYDLGRRAIAYATHRDSYSGGVVNMYHMKEDGWVKVESTDVSDLLHQYREANQ, from the exons ATGCTCATAGGAACCCCCACCCCGCGTGACACTACTCCCAGCTCCTGGCTGACTTCTAGTCTTCTGGTTGAAGCTGCGCCTTTAGATGACACGACCCTACCCACCCCTGTTTCCAGCGGATGCCCGGGCCTGGAG CCCACAGAATTCTTCCAGTCCCTGGGTGGGGACGGAGAAAGGAACGTTCAGATTGAGATGGCCCATGGCACCACCACGCTCGCCTTCAAGTTCCAGCATGGAGTGATTGCAGCAGTGGATTCTCGGGCCTCAGCTGGGTCCTACATTA GTGCCTTACGGGTGAACAAGGTGATTGAGATTAACCCTTACCTGCTTGGCACCATGTCTGGCTGTGCAGCAGACTGTCAGTACTGGGAGCGCCTGCTGGCCAAGGAATGCAG GCTGTACTATCTGCGAAATGGAGAACGTATTTCAGTGTCGGCAGCCTCCAAGCTGCTGTCCAACATGATGTGCCAGTACCGGGGCATGGGCCTCTCTATGGGCAGTATGATCTGTGGCTGGGATAAGAAG GGTCCTGGACTCTACTACGTGGATGAACATGGGACTCGGCTCTCAGGAAATATGTTCTCCACGGGTAGTGGGAACACTTATGCCTACGGGGTCATGGACAGTGGCTATCGGCCTAATCTTAGCCCTGAAGAGGCCTATGACCTTGGCCGCAGGGCTATTGCTTATGCCACTCACAGAGACAGCTATTCTGGAGGCGTTGTCAATA TGTACCACATGAAGGAAGATGGTTGGGTGAAAGTAGAAAGTACAGATGTCAGTGACCTGCTGCACCAGTACCGGGAAGCCAATCaataa